The following coding sequences lie in one Arachis hypogaea cultivar Tifrunner chromosome 4, arahy.Tifrunner.gnm2.J5K5, whole genome shotgun sequence genomic window:
- the LOC112796783 gene encoding protein SULFUR DEFICIENCY-INDUCED 1: MEERGGCNNNKSSSSSSPKGKRDDIYHVLHKVPFGDGPYVRAKHAQLVDKDPEAAIVFFWKAINSGDKVDSALKDMAVVMKQLDRSEEAIEAICSFRSLCPKQSQESLDNVLIDLYKKCGKLDEQIELLKRKLKLIYQGEAFNGKLTKTARSHGKKFQVSIKQETSRLLGNLGWAYMQKMNYIMAEVVYRKAQLIDPDCNKACNLGLCLIKQARYEEAQLILNDVLEGKLPGSDDGKSKKRAQDLLTELRSLLPAPHLSDILTLDDEFIKGLEQMMNQLGPVRSKRLPIFEEISSFRDQLAC; encoded by the exons atggAAGAAAGAGGTGGTTGCAACAATAACaagagttcttcttcttcttctccaaaggGAAAGAGAGATGATATTTACCATGTGCTTCACAAGGTTCCTTTTGGGGATGGACCTTATGTTAGAGCCAAGCATGCTCAG CTGGTAGATAAGGACCCTGAAGCTGCAATTGTATTCTTTTGGAAAGCAATAAATTCAGGGGATAAAGTGGACAGTGCCTTGAAAGATATGGCGGTGGTGATGAAACAGTTAGACAGATCCGAAGAAGCAATTGAAGCCATTTGCTCATTTAGAAGCCTCTGCCCCAAACAATCTCAAGAATCTCTTGATAATGTACTAATAGATCTGTACAAG AAATGCGGAAAACTGGATGAGCAAATAGAATTGCTGAAGCGTAAGCTGAAGTTGATCTACCAAGGCGAGGCCTTCAATGGAAAACTCACAAAGACAGCACGTTCTCATGGCAAGAAGTTCCAAGTTTCAATTAAGCAGGAAACTTCAAGACTACTG GGAAACCTAGGATGGGCCTACATGCAAAAGATGAATTACATAATGGCAGAGGTAGTTTATCGGAAGGCCCAACTAATTGATCCAGATTGTAACAAGGCTTGTAACTTGGGCCTGTGCCTCATCAAACAAGCTCGTTATGAAGAAGCCCAATTAATACTTAATGATGTTTTAGAAGGCAAATTGCCAGGCTCAGATGATGGCAAGTCAAAAAAACGGGCCCAAGATCTCTTAACAGAGTTAAGATCCCTTCTTCCTGCACCGCATTTATCGGATATTTTGACCCTTGATGATGAGTTCATCAAAGGCCTTGAACAGATGATGAATCAATTGGGGCCGGTTAGATCAAAGAGACTTCCAATTTTTGAGGAGATTTCTTCATTTAGAGATCAGTTAGCATGTTAA